One segment of Panulirus ornatus isolate Po-2019 chromosome 2, ASM3632096v1, whole genome shotgun sequence DNA contains the following:
- the LOC139753320 gene encoding uncharacterized protein codes for MDGVEWRIIACGIDEITAPIDEVDISVVSRLFPSLHNYPIMRPYGRIHLLIGIDYCNLMPQVLETNGNLQLMQNQFGYVLRGSHPFLTSHKAQPNVSVKINHLKIVNFDEISSLPKKTIKEDLDSYFSIENLGTSCYPKCSGCKCGNCTPGQKNYSLKDERELALITNGLLFDPVNNRWIVSYPWLKDPTLLPNNVSLAIDRLNVTEKRLHKLGPDYCKAYQGQIEDMVTRGVARKLTDEEVYGYEGPILYIPHTDSSSTPLRIVFNSSAKYMNFSLNEMWAKGPDVLNSLLGILLRFREDEVVFTCDLAKMYNTVTMSLFDQHCHRFLWRDLNVHNKPDHYVLACVPFGDRPSGTIAMLALKLTAEMFQDKYPNATKVIINNSYVDDILGNCNNYETASNLMKEIERVVAQGGFKIKHWILSGDHSPVNIRLDLAEIHKEKVLGVVWEPKRDVFVFEVKVNFSPKHRKVHIGPDIKQDDLAGEMPHCLTKRMLLSQIATQYDPLGLVCPVTLKAKLMLRRLIAPEDMANGKSRKYDWDDAVSPQIRSEWLSYFKMLFEVETLWFPRCIRGANAVGNPTLVIFSDGSTVAYGACAYIRWECPVGVFNSRLLMAKSKLAPLKQLSIPRIKLCGALIAARMRETIAKEMNYSFESIIHIVDSAIVRAQIKKESFGFGTFTATKIAEIQSKTDPEEWWWMSRDDNPADMTTKPTKPANLGVGSNWQIGPPFLSLPISMWPIKKDPVYDLPDRVGVFVSHAKTGIADADLCSVFNISRFSNCDKLLRITSRVMQALRLKSFDKILLSPTVEDLANAEMLWVKDVQSKFDSDWRTKYCRLGPSVNESGLVVVGQRIPKWLKNNYDQTGFILLSPDHEFTKLYVKSIHDLDHAGVETTRAKVQSKFWVPKVRNMIKSVKYKCVTCRKLRKEIAGQIMGQLPEERLKPSPPFTYTALDLYGPLFVKDTVKGRTKGKAYGVIFNCLATRAVRLDLIEGYSTKDFLDGFRRFVSIRGCPREIYSDAGTQLTATNKELKSLSKWGSNEMQDFARSNGGEIKWIFNASADAPWQNGVSESLIKSLKRSLTVAIGESILTFSKLQTTLFDIANILNERPIGIKPGCDPEFGRYLCPNDLLLGCTSNKAPKGVFEYFPSHESRLKFHQRIVDSFWKKWTRDFFPTLLIRQKWHTERRNLKIGDLVLFQDSNVVRGNWKFAEVTVAEKGKDGRVRDVTLRYKPKKSGVEYKGEKDIFVKKSAHRIVVILPVEERN; via the coding sequence atggatggggttgaatgGAGGATCATTGCATGTGGCATAGATGAAATAACTGCCCCCATTGATGAAGTTGACATTAGTGTTGTGTCAAGACTTTTCCCCAGTTTGCATAATTACCCTATTATGAGACCTTACGGGAGAATACATTTGCTAATAGGGATTGATTATTGCAACCTTATGCCTCAAGTTTTAGAGACAAATGGTAACCTTCAACTCATGCAGAACCAATTTGGTTACGTTTTAAGAGGCTCACATCCATTTTTGACTTCCCACAAAGCTCAGCCAAATGTCAGTGTTAAGATTAACCATTTAAAAATTGTAAATTTTGATGAAATCTCTTCTTTGCCAAAGAAAACTATAAAGGAAGACTTGGATAGTTATTTCAGTATTGAAAATCTTGGTACATCATGTTATCCTAAATGTTCGGGTTGTAAATGCGGAAATTGTACTCCTGGTCAAAAGAACTACAGCCTGAAGGACGAAAGGGAATTAGCTCTTATCACAAATGGATTGCTATTTGACCCGGTCAACAACAGATGGATTGTCAGTTACCCCTGGTTAAAAGATCCCACTCTTTTACCCAATAATGTGTCTCTTGCTATTGATAGATTGAACGTGACTGAAAAGAGGCTGCACAAGCTAGGACCAGACTATTGCAAAGCCTATCAGGGTCAGATTGAAGATATGGTAACTAGGGGAGTTGCTAGGAAATTAACTGATGAGGAGGTTTATGGCTATGAAGGACCCATACTTTATATACCTCATACTGATTCAAGTTCCACTCCCCTTCGTATAGTTTTCAACTCCTCTGCCAAATACATGAACTTCTCCTTAAATGAAATGTGGGCAAAAGGTCCAGATGTTTTGAACTCTCTTTTAGGTATTTTGTTGAGATTTAGGGAAGATGAGGTAGTATTCACATGTGATTTAGCCAAGATGTATAACACTGTCACCATGTCATTATTTGATCAACATTGCCATCGCTTTCTCTGGCGTGATTTAAATGTTCATAACAAGCCTGATCATTATGTCTTAGCTTGTGTTCCTTTTGGTGACAGACCCAGTGGAACTATAGCCATGCTTGCTCTAAAATTAACTGCAGAAATGTTTCAAGATAAGTACCCTAATGCTACCAAGGTTATCATAAACAATAGCTATGTGGATGACATATTGGGAAACTGTAATAATTATGAGACAGCAAGTAACTTGATGAAAGAGATTGAGCGGGTTGTTGCCCAGGGAGGATTTAAAATTAAACACTGGATTCTATCAGGTGATCATAGTCCTGTAAATATCAGATTGGATTTAGCAGAAATTCACAAAGAAAAGGTCTTGGGTGTTGTCTGGGAACCAAAGAGGGATGTATTTGTATTTGAAGTCAAGGTAAATTTCTCCCCCAAACATCGTAAAGTTCATATTGGGCCTGACATTAAACAAGATGATCTTGCTGGTGAAATGCCTCATTGCCTGACTAAGAGGATGCTTTTAAGTCAAATTGCAACTCAGTACGATCCCTTGGGACTTGTTTGTCCAGTAACTTTAAAAGCTAAATTAATGTTGAGGCGTCTTATCGCTCCAGAGGATATGGCCAACGGCAAGAGTAGGAAATACGATTGGGACGATGCAGTATCGCCCCAGATCAGAAGTGAATGGTTGAGCTATTTCAAGATGCTATTTGAAGTAGAAACTTTATGGTTTCCCAGGTGTATAAGGGGAGCTAATGCTGTTGGTAATCCCACACTAGTGATCTTTTCAGATGGTTCTACCGTAGCATATGGAGCATGCGCTTACATCAGGTGGGAATGTCCTGTAGGGGTATTTAATTCAAGACTATTGATGGCCAAATCTAAACTTGCCCCATTGAAACAATTATCCATCCCTCGAATTAAACTTTGTGGAGCCTTAATTGCAGCCAGGATGAGAGAGACTATCGCAAAGGAAATGAACTATAGCTTTGAATCTATAATACATATTGTTGATTCTGCCATTGTCCGAGCGcaaataaagaaagaaagtttCGGGTTTGGCACATTCACTGCCACGAAAATTGCTGAGATCCAAAGTAAGACTGATCCCGAAGAATGGTGGTGGATGTCAAGAGATGACAACCCTGCAGATATGACCACCAAGCCTACCAAACCTGCTAATCTTGGTGTAGGATCTAACTGGCAAATAGggcctccctttctctctctccctatcagtATGTGGCCCATAAAAAAAGACCCTGTTTATGATTTGCCAGACAGGGTGGGGGTGTTTGTTTCCCACGCCAAAACTGGTATTGCTGATGCTGATCTCTGTAGTGTATTCAACATTTCTAGGTTCAGTAATTGTGACAAGTTGTTAAGGATTACTAGTCGTGTCATGCAGGCTCTTCGACTTAAGTCATTTGATAAAATACTTCTGTCTCCAACTGTAGAAGACCTTGCAAATGCTGAGATGTTATGGGTAAAAGACGTTCAATCCAAATTTGATTCAGATTGGAGAACTAAGTACTGTAGATTAGGGCCTTCTGTGAATGAGtctgggttggttgtggttggCCAACGTATCCCCAAATGGTTAAAGAATAACTATGATCAGACTGGGTTTATCTTACTTTCTCCTGATCATGAATTTACCAAATTGTATGTGAAATCCATACATGATCTGGACCATGCAGGTGTTGAAACTACTCGAGCCAAGGTCCAATCCAAGTTTTGGGTACCAAAGGTTCGTAACATGATTAAGTCAGTGAAATATAAATGTGTTACCTGTCGGAAACTGAGGAAGGAAATAGCAGGTCAGATTATGGGACAGCTTCCTGAAGAGCGATTAAAACCATCTCCACCATTTACTTATACTGCCCTAGATTTATATGGACCCCTTTTTGTCAAGGACACAGTTAAAGGTCGGACTAAGGGTAAGGCCTATGGAGTAATTTTTAACTGCTTAGCCACTCGTGCTGTTCGTTTGGATTTAATTGAAGGTTACAGCACCAAAGACTTTCTTGATGGATTTAGGAGATTCGTATCCATCCGGGGATGTCCAAGAGAAATTTACTCAGATGCTGGTACTCAACTAACTGCTACTAACAAAGAATTAAAGAGTCTGTCCAAGTGGGGTTCTAATGAAATGCAGGATTTTGCTCGCAGTAATGGAGGAGAGATTAAATGGATTTTTAATGCATCTGCTGATGCTCCTTGGCAAAATGGAGTTAGTGAAAGTCTCATCAAATCCCTCAAGAGAAGTTTGACCGTGGCTATTGGTGAGAGCATTTTGACTTTCAGTAAATTACAAACCACTCTTTTTGACATTGCAAATATTCTCAATGAAAGACCCATTGGTATAAAACCAGGATGTGATCCAGAATTTGGTAGGTATCTTTGCCCAAATGACCTTTTGCTTGGATGCACATCGAACAAAGCTCCAAAGGGAGTCTTTGAATAC